The genomic window ATTAATGTTAAAAGTGAATTGAGTCTTTGCTGAGTGACATTTGTGTAAAACAAACCTTCTTGTCAGAGTCAAACGTCAGGAGCCCTGTCTAAGATGGTTGGAGTGGTAGTATCTGTAATTAATCTATAAAAACTTCTATTGACACATTCACCCCTAGATATCAAATGATTTCTTTAATATGCACTTTTGTATTCACCACCTGTATGGTACTGATTAGTACAGTAATGTACATACAtcactgtgtatgactgtgtgtgtatgcatgtgccATACATGGATCTTATCAGTTCAGCATTGCAAAAGTTAAATCAGAGTTTTGAGTTAGTAAAATCATCTTGAATTATTTTCCCAGAGATAATCATTCTGAAAGCTGATCTGAACCAGCTGTAGAAAAGAGCGTAAATAAAAGGATTGAGCGTTGAATTGGACAGTGCAAGCCAGTTAAGTAATTCAATGAAAGGAAGTGGCAAATGAACCTGACTGAAAGAACGAGTAGtggtacaaataaaaaaaggcagcCAACACATCAAAAAAATCCCCATCACAGTAGCCAGTGTTTTGGTggcttttctctccatcttacTGACAGTTGCTCCTATCTTTGTGCTCTGGATGCTGCGTGCTTGTCTCTGTGCCACGAGGAAAATCTTCAAGTACACACAGAGCATTAAAAGGACTGGgaggtaaaaagagaaaatgagtcCCATGATGTTTAACAGTACAGCATCAATGAAACAGCTGTTGGCACATTTTTCATGGTTTAGTCCTAAAATCATGAAGCTAAGTCCAATTATGACAGCAATACCCCAGCTCACCACAATCATCATCACAACAACATGATTATTTATCTTAGTTTTATATGTCAGCGGCTGACACACTGCGTAATATATGTCAATAGAAATACAGCACAAGTTTAGTATAGAAGAGGTGCAAAGTGTTACATCAAAAGTTCCACGTACTCTGCAAAATACATGTTTGTAGTAGAGACAGAAGGTGATAGAGAATTCCATGGttagaggaaaaactaaaacaccaACAAGCAGGTCAgccacagaaagagagagaacaaggtAGTttgtgggagtgtggagctgtttgAAGTAAACGATGGAGATTATTACAAGAAGGTTTCCACATACAGTTACAACAGATAATGAATCcaggaaaatatgaaacaataCACATAATGTGGAAGGGTTACTTGACAGAACGTAAGAGACATCTGTTTTGTAGCAGGGATGTATGTCAGTGAGGATACTAGACCCATTAATGCCGATAGCCATTTCAACGCAATGGTCTGTTCCTgcaaatcattaaaacatgtaatgtaggaataaatcattttacattaGTATGCATGCACAATACAAAATAGTTTTGTCTGAGCTAATCACACCTGCCCTACCTTGTCGACAGTCCACACATCAGCACTGATGGTTGTCCCTGGCTACACTGCCGGACTTGATCTTTATTACTGTTTGTCTCATTACTGTGGTTAGTAGAAAGGTGTCTTGTCCAATCACATGTGGTAAAagtgtataatgtgtgtgtgtgtgtgtgtgtgtgtgtgtgtgtgtgtgtgtttatgttccggatgatttattttatagcaGAACTGCAGAACAGTATATACAATCACAAACTTTCCCCCTGGtccatttagatttaaatgaaaatgtaaatactgttgGGAACCAATATTTTGCCCAATTGTTGATTGATCTCAGTAAGTTCATAGTAACAGTGATCTTCAAATTAATTGTGATCTCTCCGACAGCAGTATGTTCCACAACAAAgcagtcatttagcagacgcttttatccaaagcaatttacaagtagggtacaagggtagaCAGGGTAAGagtgaggaggtcttgcctaaggacccctactggaggtaggccacagctgggacttccagtctcccacatgggaggtgtTGATGTTAgcactacactaaccagctgcccAAAAGGTCATGATCTCTcgtgtttttattaaatatatttattaagcATAAAGTGATAATGGAAAAGGagtgttttaaaatacatataataataaccAAAGAAGCATTTCTTCTCTGTAACTGTGGATTAGGCCAAAAAAACATCCTGGAGGAATTTCAATGTTACCATAAATAATGTGTGTTctctcaattcaattcaattcaattcaattttatttgtatagagccaatttacaacagaagttatctcaaggcactttacagtgtaaggtttaacaccttacagaaaatatttatacaaaaaattatagagaaaacccaacaatcccatttgagcaagctttaggcaacagtggagaggaaaaactccctttagaggaagaaacctccagcagaaccaggctcatagtgggcggccatctgccttgaccggttggggtgagtggaaagagaagagagaaaagaacagcaggcaataaagacaacaacaagcatcaagaacattgggcagatgaactggattctggagatgtacagctccaggccgaggatacctgcagaaaagtacagagagagggagacagagaggaggaaacacaactaaaagagagagaagacacaaagttaatgacatgcaatggtggcatttgcattgatacaggagaaaggagagaggagaggagctcagtgtatcagtagaggtcccccagcagaataacctatatcagcataactaagagatggttcagagtcacctgatccatctctaactataagctttataaaaaaggaaagttttaagtctagtcttaaatgtagagacggtgtctgcctcccgaacctgaactgggagctggttccacaggagaggggcttggtagctaaaggctctgcctcccattctacatttggaaactctaggaaccacaagtaaacctgcagtctgagaacggagagttctgcttagaagataaggaactatgaggtctttaagataagatggagcctgattattaagggatttataagttaggagaagaattttaaatggtacaattcacaaatccgtagcttaaagcagaaatcacgtaagttggacaggaggtggcgttccaccaatttagatgaatattgcctagcctggaaagatagtttaataatatataaaaaagccctgcgtaaagctagaacttcatattactcctcattaatagaggcaaataagaacaaccccagatttcttttcagcactgtagccaggctgataaagagtcatagctctgttgaacctagtattccctcaactctcagcagcaatgacttcatgaatttctttacaaataaaatcataactattagagaaaaaattgatcagatcctccctgcatatagcatggattgtacaacaactctagatccacgctcgtacttagactgcttcctccccgtagatcattctgaattaatttcagtaattaattcctctaaaccatcaacatgtctcttagatcccatcccgactagactcctcaaggatgtcttacctttgatcagcacgtccatattagatcagatcaatctgtctttacaaataggctacgtaccacaggcttttaaggttgctgtagtcaagcccctactcaaaaagcctactctggactcaggggtcttagcgaattatagaccaatatccaatctgccctttatctctaaaatccttgagaagatagtttctaagcaattgtacgaccacctgcgtagcaataacttgtatgaagatttccagtcaggatttagagtacatcatagtacagaaacagcactggtaaaggtcactaatgatcttctactagcatcagacaatggactactctctatactcgttgtgttagatcttagtgctgcattcgacactatagatcacaacattttattacacagactggaacatgtcattggaatcaaaggaacagcactagagtggtttaaattgtatctatcggatagatttcagtttgtacacgttaatgatgagtcttccatgcacagcaaagtcagctatggagttccacagggatctgtgcttggaccgattcttttcactttatatatgtccgctttaggcaatattattaggaaacactctataaatttccattgttatgcagatgatacccagctatatttatctatgaaaccaggagaaactaatcaattagtcaaacttcaggaatgcttaaaagacataaagacctggatgtcctccaatttccttctcctaaatccggacaagacagaggttatactgtttgggcctaaaaatctcagagacactatgtctaaacacattctcaccattgatgacttagttatggcctcaagtaatactgtaagaaacctctgagttatctttgatcaggatatctccttcacttcatacatcaaagaaatctctagaactgccttttttcacctaagaaacattgctaaaattaggagcatcctgtcccaaagtgatgctgaaaaactagtccatgcatttgttacttccagactggactattgtaattccttattaatggggtgtcccaataactcattaaagagcctccagttaatccaaaatgctgcagccagagttctgactggaattagcaagagagatcatatttctcctacgttagcttctctccaaaaataaaattagagtCAGCTTTTAAAGTTTTATAATTCATCCACGTCTGGAGAGCTCAAGTCTCACTTAGGAGAGCTGAGTTTGAATCACAcctaaaaaactatttatagtatattaaatatttaagtcagtgtatatatattataaatatcatTGTGCCAGTATGTGTTGGAATATTTCGACATACtttatacatgtatacatgtatttgacattttaaactgaaaattCAAGGTTAATGGGTTTAAtggcttgattttttttttactgtcatgACTGTTGGCCATCAGCTCTCCAAACAATATGTTAAGATAGTTTTGTGTTAGCAAAATcacctttaaatatttttccagaAACAATTATTTTGAAAGCTGCACGGAACCAGCTGTAGAAGAAGGCATAGATGAACGGATTGAGCATTGAATTTAACAGAGCGAACCAGTTGAGAGTTTCATACACTGCTGCTGGAACGGAGACATTATTCAAAAGCTGAAAgctaaaacagaggaagaaaggagtCCAGCACATGAGAAAAACCCCTAAAACAGTAGCCAGAGTTTTTGTGGCCTTTCTTTCCATCCTACTGACAGTTGCTCCAGactttgtgctctgacaggTTATGTTGCGGATGCTGCGTGCCTGTCTCTGTGCCACAAGGAAAATCTTCAGGTAGATACAGAGCATTATAATCACCGGTaggtaaaaagagaaaataggtCCCAAAATATTTGCAAGTAAAACATCTCTTAAACATGCTGCTTCACACTTTTCATAATGTAATCTTGCAACTAAAAAGCCCACAGCaacaagcacagaaacagtCCAGCTCACCAGTATCATGatcacaacaacatgaaaattcATCTTAGTCCTGTATGTGAGAGGGTGACACACTGCGTAATATCTATCAAtggaaatacaacacaaattcaaaatggAAGCCGTGCTTAGTGTTACATCAAAGCTGCTTCGCGCTTTGCAAAATGAATTTTCACGATACAGACATGAGCTCACAGTGAATCTGGTGCTAAAAGGAAACACCAGGATGCCGACCAGCAGGTCAgccacagccagagagaggatgagagagtttgtaggagtgtggagctgtttaAAGTAAATGATGGAGATTATAATGAAAAGGTTTCCACATACGAttaccacagacagagagccaagacaaatatacaacaaaacacatattgtGGACGGAGTGTTTATCAGGACATAAGAGACCTTATCTAACTCATAACAGGGAGGTATGTGATCAGCAGCAGTGCGGTTGACAGGGACTTGTGGTGCCATCCTTCTGGGTTCctgtaaatattttgtttctattaataATCCACAATTTCTGccaaaatatcattttaaattcattcagCAATCGCATTTCTCTATAAGAAAAGAAAGTATTTCAGGTTATTATGTCATACCTTTTAAAAGTCCAAGCTTCGTTACAATCAGTgttattcaagattcaagattcaaaaaactttattaatcccagagggaaattgttttgcctcattaccattgttctcaaaacagacagaaagaaaaggaaccacaaccaggaaagatccaacaccaacataaatacacaaacataaatacacaataacatcaataccgaaaaactcaatatatatacagaatatgaaaaatagaaaatagataaatgaaattgggtcacaagtatatgacagtttcacttccccaaccccttacagaggggggaggaattgtacagattgatggccacaggtagaaaggatctcctgtggcgctctgtggagcatttaatgttaataagtctttggctgaacgtgctcctctgtccaaccaacacactgtgcagtgggtgggaggggttgtccaagattgagaggagtttggacagcatcctcctctcagccacaacatgtagagggtccagctccacccccagaacagagccagccctcctaatcagcttgtttagtctgttagtgtctgccaccttcatgttgctgccccagcagaccacagcatagaagatgacactggccaccacagactcataaaacatccgcagcatggtgctgcagatgttgaaggacctgagtctcctcaggaagtacatccggctctgagcctttctgtacaatgctgatgagtttttggtccagtccagtttgttgtccaagtacactcccaggtatttgtactcagatacagcctccacctcctccccctgtatagagagagggatgacaggactcccagatttcctgaagtccatcaccagctcctttgttttattgatgttcagttgcagatggttgagtccacaccagtcaacaaaactgtccaccactccacggtactccgtgacatctccacccttaatacatcctacaactgcagagtcatcagagaacttctgaagatgacaggactctgagttgtacctgaagtctgaggtgtacagggtgaagaggaatggagacagaactgtcccctgtggagcacctgtgctacagaccacagtgtcagacacacagttctgcaggcggacgtactgtgggcggttagtgaggtagtccatgatccaggaaatcaggggagtgttgacctgcatgttttttaatttctctcccagcagtgcaggttggatggtgttgaatgcactggagaaataaaaaaacatgatcctcactaagcccccaggcttgtccaggtgggtgtaggtgcgatggagaaggtgtatgatggaAATGATAGTTCTTCCTAACAGCACCACTGTATACAGTCTCCATATATAAATCCCAGCTTCATTACCATAAtgaatacattacattattgtTGAATCAGATGTGGGACTTCTCTCTGACATCAGGTGCAGGTTGCATTTGAGAACTCATTCTATTAACCACAGACTTTTCTGTAgttttccattaaaataaatgtagatcAACAATGTTATGTACAACGGAGTCTAGTGTCAAACAACTGCCTGgtgcttttaattttattgttacGGTAATCAGTTGTCACATGTGACTTGTGTTCTTTACAAGTGTCTTAAACTTCTTTATCTTAACTTTATAGGCAACTTTTCAACATTTTTTCTAATCctaacagtgtttttttggtGCATAATCCCAAGCCATATTTGCTCCATTTAGGTCTTAAACCATTCAaagagctttgtttttttaatgttttttactaTTGAGGGTCAAAATAATTGTTACACCAGCCATGTCATTTCAAATAGATATGAGTGGCCACAGCTTTGTAATAACATACACTTATATTTAATACCAttcaacaacaaagagaaaacacattaatgatGTTTGTAAGTTAAtgttacaattcctcccttCGCCCCTATATGGACTTCATGTTCCTCCACTCCATGGCTTGTTAAGCATGgatttgttttacctgtttgtcCCTGTCCCTTCATAAGCTCCCCTTAGTTTTCCACTCATTACTGGTTTGCT from Anabas testudineus chromosome 24, fAnaTes1.2, whole genome shotgun sequence includes these protein-coding regions:
- the LOC113149591 gene encoding trace amine-associated receptor 1-like, with amino-acid sequence MTFWAAGTDHCVEMAIGINGSSILTDIHPCYKTDVSYVLSSNPSTLCVLFHIFLDSLSVVTVCGNLLVIISIVYFKQLHTPTNYLVLSLSVADLLVGVLVFPLTMEFSITFCLYYKHVFCRVRGTFDVTLCTSSILNLCCISIDIYYAVCQPLTYKTKINNHVVVMMIVVSWGIAVIIGLSFMILGLNHEKCANSCFIDAVLLNIMGLIFSFYLPVLLMLCVYLKIFLVAQRQARSIQSTKIGATVSKMERKATKTLATVMGIFLMCWLPFFICTTTRSFSQVHLPLPFIELLNWLALSNSTLNPFIYALFYSWFRSAFRMIISGKIIQDDFTNSKL
- the LOC113149592 gene encoding trace amine-associated receptor 1-like, which gives rise to MAPQVPVNRTAADHIPPCYELDKVSYVLINTPSTICVLLYICLGSLSVVIVCGNLFIIISIIYFKQLHTPTNSLILSLAVADLLVGILVFPFSTRFTVSSCLYRENSFCKARSSFDVTLSTASILNLCCISIDRYYAVCHPLTYRTKMNFHVVVIMILVSWTVSVLVAVGFLVARLHYEKCEAACLRDVLLANILGPIFSFYLPVIIMLCIYLKIFLVAQRQARSIRNITCQSTKSGATVSRMERKATKTLATVLGVFLMCWTPFFLCFSFQLLNNVSVPAAVYETLNWFALLNSMLNPFIYAFFYSWFRAAFKIIVSGKIFKGDFANTKLS